ttataaaatttagagaacAAAGATAGGATGAATTATCGGTAAACgtaaaaaagagaggaagaaagaagtaaatataaaaaaattcaatatttatataatctgttgataacaaattttagaataattatggagtAAGTACggtgtattttaaattttaagaaaatgttgttaaactaattgctatatttagCAGCATTATGATATTGGGCCGGATGGAGGCCAGTTGAAGGTCCAAGTTGAAGTGAAGCCCAAATTTAAGTAAAAACACAAACGAACAAATTTCctttaaataagaataaataaagaaaaaaaagcgtAGGCCTATCCCCTTCTCCATCGTAGTTTCTTTGGCGCTCCCTCAGTCAGCCAAAATCTTTGAAGACTGAATTTGGAGCAAAAATGTCTAGCACAAATCTCCTACAGTTCCCTCTCCTTCAATCCCACTTCCGCCCACCGTCCACTCTCCTTTTTCCCGCCGTCAAATCCCATCTCTCCCTCGCCTCAATCTCCTTTCCCACCTCCCAATTCCTTCATACCCCTTCTCATGCTTCTCCTGCCTTCGTTCTCATGGCCAAGTCCCCCAAAAACGACACCTCCGAGCAGAAATTGAGCCATGAAGGCTCCGTCGTCGAGTCTCTTCCCAATGGGATGTTCAGGGTTCGGTTGGATAATCAAGACCTCATTCTAGGCTACATATCCGGTAAGATTCGGAAGAATTTTGTTCGTATTTTGCCTGGTGATAGGGTTAGGGTTGAGGTTAGTCGTTATGATTCTACCAAAGGTCGAATTGTTTATAGAATGCGTAGTACtaaagattcatcttcatgaATACTAGTTTTggattatcattattattattatttgccTTTAATGTGTTGATTTTGTGACATATTGTGTACATTGATCCCTCTTTTTTTGGCCTTTTTTAGAATGTAAAATGACAAacatttagtttatttgaGCTCCTTTGTTTTAGTGATTTGTATTTGTGGATGAATCACTTGGAGTATTAGAGCTTGTGAATTTTTGTCTTGtcttgtaattgttttatacTAAAGAAAGAGGAGTTTCTAAATGATATTGACTTTTCACTTGTTGGGATCTCTACCTATCATTTTTAAGTTCACAAGTGAGGCGAAGTATTGACGTTGTTGAATTTATCGTAACCTGTCgatttaagcttttggattgatgggtgtttttaaatttattttgcttcAAAGGTTGCAGTTTTGAACCATGCAGTATCTTCTATACAAGCCTGACTTTCCACTCTTTTCAgagttttggtttttcttgtATATTGGGGTTAGTGAATTACGTTTATATATACTTAAGCTCATCTcatagaacaatttttttgacTTCAAGTTGGTTAATGAAGTTTAAGAAACGAATTAGTTTCTATGTGAGTTTCTActaatatattgttatataaaCTGACCTTTGCAAACATCAATGGTTTTTCTGATTTTGAACTTGAAGTACGATTCATTTTATTACTTGCGCCAGGCTTCATTTTGTTCTTAGAAACGTTTCTACTAATATGTCATTTGTATTTGTCAGGCCTAAAAAGATAGGTTATTATAATAGCTTGTGTTTGAggtttagattattttagtatagtttaataagaaaatagtaaaccctataacaaagaataaaaaacaatgaatgTAGTAGTGAATGATggtgttttgaaataatgttgACTGTAGCAAATCATGGGAATCATGGGAGTACGAAATAATATTTACTCTAATAAGGAGATGATTATTACAGGCTTAAATAGTTTTTGTCTCAAATAACCTCATATTCTCCAGCACttttgttataaaaagaaCCTAGAGCTCAtgattttgtattaataaGTCCTGTTAgattaatattgatttcatCTCAATTATACAAGTATTCCCGTTTATATCTATTGTGAGCTCCCCCATCTTTTCAGCCCGGGCCTCTTCCTTAACTACATAAACTGTTTATTTTTGTACTTATTATCTTGGGTATAATTTGTGCTTAAATCTACCTGATTGCATGCTTGACTCTGAAGGATGTGAAGGCACTAAGAACAGGGGATAACTATTACTTAAAACTCAATAGTATTtcatataactttttttttaatggaataGCAAAAGTGAGGTATGAAGATAAAAATGCTACTTGTTAGTGTATTATATATACAGGGAGTTAGTCATCCTTGTACTGGATGTTGTATGGTATTGCTGGCGATGATCAAAAGGCAGAACTTGAACCTTTCTTAGGTTATtctattcaatattttaccaTTATGTCATAATTTGAAGGatctaaaagaaaatcctattttggtatttatttcaatcttttaaagttgtattttagtattattatttattgagaattggagtagaaaaataacataacCCTAGTTAAAGATCTCGTTTAtgaactattttgtttttgtttttaaaaattaaatgataactaaaaaaatgtagtttttggaatttgacaTTTGGTTAATAATTCAACCATTATATTTAATCAGGAATATgcaaattattgtaaaaaaagaaaaaaaaatttaaaacataaataaaagatgaaattgTTATCAAATACGTTAAAAAAAGTTAGTACTAAAGTAGGTATTTTAAAGCAAGGTCTATGGCACtcaattaaagttttaaaatattcatatcaaagtcaaataaatttacgagtttataaactaaaataaaactataaccTATATAACAGAACATACCATGAGAATCTAAAATAATGGtgtctaaaataaattaaagggatgtttttaaatataataaaataaattaaaataacatccCATGAGaatctaaaataaactaaatggatgttttcaaatataataaaataaattaaaatatttatcatagtaaaattttatagttcaTCCATGTTGAAGCATATCAATATCTATGTATTAATGTttaacataatataaaattttgttatattttataaatattttgaaaatttgttattttttacaatttctaaaattaaatataataaaagtttatttaaataattaaaaaagatattttattggAATGTGATAAGTGCTAGATTCAATTTATCAAGATTTAAATGTAACTTTATGGAGTTTAACAAAGAAGCTCTTCATTCCCTATAACTAAATAagtaacaattattttcatttaataattaagatCAAGTTGACCATTTatcaaatcttttaatatacTAAATAAACCACAACGGgttaaaaattacttttgaataatacaaatttaagTGTTAACAAAAAGCTaatgaaattacaaatttctaataataacACCAAGTGTCGAAAATCTTCAACAATCAATTGACAATGACACGTGTAATATCAATTTCTTGGATTGCTGTAAATTTCAATATCATATCTATGTAATACAATTATATCTCAACCATTTAagaaaatcactttttaaaaagtgctCTAAATGGTAAAACAGctaaaagtgaaaatattgtaatatCAGAGAGTTCTAATTTTGGACTGCCGTCCCATAaccctaaaaccctaaaccctctTCTTCATTGGCCGCTCTATAAATACCCATTTCTTTTCCCTTCCCCTCTAAATTATTCTCCTCTACGGGTCTCTCTCCCTTCTCTTCGTTTCTTCAACCTCCTGCAATGGCTTCCAGGTTGATTCTCAAGGACATCAAAGCCCCTCTCCGATTCCTTCTCCGCAATCCAGCTTCATCCGCTCCTTCTGCACAAGCCATCCAAAATCTCCTCCTCCCAATTCCAAGGCAATCTCCACCCGTAGTCCTCCCCCAGGTTTGTACTCGCGATCGGCCGCAACTATCTGGGGTTCTCAATTCTATTGTTGATGGCGGATTTAGGATCGAGGTCAGAGGGCAGCAGAAGCTGATGCATGACGACGACGACAATATGGAGGTCGATAGTGATTCCGAAACCGAGTTCTCTGATGAGGACGATGAATGTTATGACACCGAAGATATGGAGCCtcaagatgatgatgatgatgatgatgagacttgaattgatatgtttgattGTTGCtgtttgaatttcaatttggttTCATATAATCATCGTTTGGTTTCGATATATCCGTGAAATTGGAAATTCCATATCCAAATTGttgattttgagtttgaatgCAACTTTGATCATGGGtgttcgtttttttttttttcctaagaACTTTTGAGTTCACTATATCCGAAGTTTAAATACCATTTTGATCGTTTGTGTTCATTTTTGtgtaagaaaattttagtttttcatgtACTATTGCCAATGGATTCCTATTTTAATACACCCGAAAagtatatatctttttataatttgaccTGAAAATCAGTCTATGTAGATGAAACTGGGAACAttgaaattttacaatatatgtACAATTCTCTAATCAACGTACAATccatgagaaagaaaaaagaaatgagaggaagaagaagaaattaatcTAAGCTGCAACACAATTACGGCAGATGGGGCACGTAAATTTCTTGCTAAACCAAACATCAATACACTccgaatgaaaaaaatgattacaCTCCGGCAACGCCTGACAATTTTCTCCGATCAAAAACTCCTCCAAACATATCGCGCATTCCTCCTCACTCCTCCTCCTCACCATTTTCTCGCTCCCAAACCTCACAGTCGGTGGCAACGGCAACTTCTCCGCCCGCTTCAACCTCCGCTCCTCCGCCATTGCCGCCTCCACGTCCTCACCGCCTCCTCCGTTTCGCCGGACGTCGAGGAACCACTGGAGGAAGCCGCTGAGGAcgtggaagaggaagaggaagaagaggattatggagaaggagaagataaTGGAGGTTCGAATGTCTAGCGTTACGGTGTAGTGGAGGACTGGAGGAGATGGAGATTCAGGGACCATGGTTTCCATGGGGAATAGAAGTGTGAGTAATGGATCTCCCATTGTTGTGAAGCTTTTTAAGTTTCTTTGTAGAGGCTATGGAGGATGGTGAAGAAGATGGTGGAGAAGGAGAATAGAGGAATTAGAGATTTGGAGATGGTCAGTTTATAAAGCGTTTCCCTAAAAGAAGTGTTTGGAATTTCTCAACCAATCATatctaaatagttttaaaaacaaattgattgGATAATTTCTAAATAAGTTTACTATTTACATCATTTAATGTCGATAAGATTATTCCTCTTTTGGGTTAGTTGTCATCTTAATCCATCCATTCTTCTTACTCTGAGTTCATACTTTCTGCCCAAATTTCATTACAAGCTTAATAATGTATAATCTACAAAAGTCTAAAtctaatattattatcatgttgttgtgaaaattttaaatggtaaTTAACTTTGTATGTATGATAGCAGaaatttgtatcttttcaaatttattattttgttaacatTAACTAAATTGGAATGACTTTATTTAGATAAAActatatcataaatataaaacgtTTGTAATTGTTGAACTTCACCACttcatcaaacaaattttggCTGGGAAAGAActgtaactttttaaaatatattttataattaacgtcatcttataaattttgggaaaaaaaaactacattttaattgttgacacattaactatataatttttacattattattagagatttttcaaaaataggaaaaagaaaaagtagtaaatattttatgaatttgtgtggataatttttagttttaataataaaagtgaCAATTAGTTTCTAAATGGGAATCGGTAACGGTGGAAGAGAACTCAAAATCAAAGGGACtgctaaaagccctaaaaatcaaaattttctaaaacccTTACCTTTGCATATCTCCTACTCGTCGCccttcaattcaattcaatggAGGCAGAGGAGGCTGTTCAACACTATCTTTACGATACCCTAAGCCCACTTTCCTTCTCCGCCATCACAACCACCACAACCGGGGACCAACTGTCGTCGCCCGATGTTGACCTTGAGCCCTACTCTGTTTTCCGCAACGAGATCTCTCTCTCCACCCCCGACTGTGCTCCGGCTGAGACTGCAGCAACCGAGTTTTTTGCCCTTGATGTAGCTGCCGACAAGGGGGAAGAAAATTCGGGGATTTGTTCTTCTCCTTTGCCTGTTACTTCGGCTTTGGAAACTGAGCCTAGGACGCCGGAGTGTGAGGATCAGTCGAGGCTTGAAAGTGGGTGGTTCCGTGGCAATAGTGGACTCAAGAGTCCTATGCTACAGTTGCATAAAGGTAATTGAATTTGTGTTAACTGTGTTTCTCCGACTGTTCTACGTGCTATCCGAAGTGGTTTCGATGTAGAAGTTTATTTCAAACGGTTTCTCACGTAGCTGAATTATCTCCTTGACGATTAGAACGTGGGtctgtatttttgttttattttaacttttcattgttttcaaTGGACCGGCGATTAACTACCTCGGCAGTCTCTTGTTTGGTTATTGGGCTTCCTGGTTCTAAAAACTGTCCTTAATTGTTTCTTTATCATGCACATTGCCGATTCTTTTACTTAAACTTGGTGAAACATACTTGGTAACTATTGAACTTGGAACAATCAAGCCATGTCATTGTTTCAGATCACTCCataaaatattctaatattGTTTATATCATTAAATTCATAACTTTGTTTATATGCAGAAATAGTTGATTTTTGTGAGTTTCTATCTCCAACTGAAGAAGAACGCGTTGCACGTGATAGTGCAGTAGAAAGGGTTTTTAGTGTTGTCAAACATATATGGCCTCACTGTAAGGTATGATTGGTCCCTGCTCTAATCTTGTGGCCTCTGTTCGTGCCTAAGAGAACAGcattatgtatttatttatttattcttctgGTTTTTCTAGGTTGAAGTTTTTGGATCGTTTCAGACAGGGCTTTATCTTCCAACCAGTGACATTGATGTGAGTTTCCGGATCCATGTATTAACATGTTTCATGATTTTCAACTCTTATTAGAAGATGCTATACTACTATCTGTGTGTGTTGGTGGTTGGTATTGGTACTCATTGGAGCATTGGAAAGAAATTACCGTGAGAGAAGAGTAGGGGAGAGTAATTTTCTTGATATGTTTCAGAGTGGTCTGTGGTGTTGGGAAGGGAATCTGCCCTAGAATACCAATATTACATTCAAGTCACTGACAAGGTTGATCCGTAATAGAGTTAAGACTAAAATCAGAGCCAGCTGCATGGTTATATGGTGTATTTGGGAgcaattctatttcatttcttttcttcatcatgcttcttcttctttgagtGTTAAGTACAACAACTATTTCTATGACACTGGCTATAAAAAAGGTAAGAAATATGGAATATGTAGTTCGGGTACATTGCATACAAACAGTTGGTGGGTGatgacaaatttaatataatatccaacactccccctcacttgtggacatgaaatatcaagaaatatcCAACAAGTGGAAGCCAAAATATTAATGgggaaagaaacaaataaatgcaCGGGCTTGAATATAGGATCTTCTTGGACCAGCTGCCTGCTTTGATACTATCTTAAATCACTGattgacccaaaagcttaagttggtGGGTGGTTgactaatttaatataatatctaagaGTTAGTCCTGAAGTCAATGTGAATCTTTGATAGTTTGGTCTTCATCGTACATTTGTCTAGACTACTACATTTGACTCTGAAATTTAGGATCTACGATTTCATCTTTAGTGGAATGATGAAAACTTTTGTATGTAATTGGACCATcctcttcttatttttctcttttctatgGATTGactagaaaaaataattatcatatgGAACTAAGTGGTATGTCTTATTGGatacaaactaatttttacaTCATCAGTAAATTCTtgattctaatttttaattatttttttgtaggtTGTTATTCTGGGTTCAGGCATCCCAAAACCACAACTTGGTTTGCAAGCTCTTTCCAGGGCTTTATCGCAAAAGGGAATAGCAAAAAAGATTCAGGTATCTTTTAgtgatattttttgttttggtcatGGTTTGATCAGGATCTTCATTGACTTTACTCTCCAAATCTCCTATGTTATCATTTGAGCAGGTTATTGGAAAGGCTCGTGTGccaataattaagtttattgaAAAGCAAAGTGGCATATCTTTTGATATAAGgtataatgttaattttttgaattactATTGAAATTTACGaatttgtttaaagaaaaagagagatctTGCtgcaaagtaaaataaaatgtgtacTTAAAACAAGATTTGCTTAAGAAAACATTAAGAAAATTCTGTAGTTCCCCCTCTTCCCAGAAAAATACAGCTGCTGAAAGTGATTAAGAGAATTAACATCTTATCTCTTGCTCAACAGTTTTGACGTGCAGAATGGACCAAAGGCTGCTGATTTTATAAAGGTGTGTTGCTGTACTCCCTTAAAATTATGGAATTTGATTGCACGTGATTAAATAAGTTTGGGCTTGAATACTCAAATTAAAtctttactttcaattttcttattgtttgattgattttctttttgaattatATCCTCGTAGAAAAGTGGGATGGAATATGCATCCGTATAGTTGATTAGAATCTTGGATTGGAATATTTTGCACAAAAACGAATGTTCACTTCCCTATTGTTCAACGGCTTTGAAACGTATGGTTTATCTCTTATTGCTAATGCTTTTCTGCTTGCAGGGTGCAGTCAGCAAGTGGCCTCCTCTGCGTCCTTTGTGTTTGATCTTAAAAGTGTTTTTGCAGCAGAGAGAACTGAATGAGGTCTGTTTTTGCTGTGGTTTGCGGATTGGAACTCTTATTGTAGTTATCATATGGTGTGTATTAGTCCATCCGTtaccttgaatttttttgtgtCTAATTCAAGTTTCCTGTAAGGTGTGCAGGTATATTCTGGTGGACTAGGTTCGTATGCACTTCTTACCATGCTTATGGCAATGTTGCAGGTTAGTATATATTAGCCTCACATTCTGACTTTATAGGTCATTTTTTTCTACCACAGAACATACGTAACATCTTTTGTccttaaatgaaaaaaatcagAGTAGAAATTAGGTGAAGTGAGAAATATGTTTGCCGATCTTTCTTCAGAATACTGTTATCATCTTACAGGAAGAGCATTTGGTGTAACAATAATAAGCCACATTCGTTCAGTGATAGTTTACAGTCagccattttccttttaatcttATCTGAtcatattctttaattttctttcaattattgtaGAGTATCAATGTGCCGCCCTCTTCTCTTGAACACAATCTTGGAGTCCTTTTGgtatgtttttcaatttctctttctGAAGTACCCACTTGCATTTATTGTGAAATGTATTTACACAGAGGTGAAATAGTGCgataattgttttattttctgaGTTTCAATAGTTTAGCTATTGCTGCGATTAGTATTATTGGTATATATCCTTTTAGCCAGCTACTATCCCATTCatcatatatcaatttatagaAGTTAGCCACTAAGACtactcttttcttcttttttaattaccCTTCTACTGGTAGGGTACTTCTTCCTGTCTTCAGTCTTTCCTTTgcaatatattcttttttttcttttctgcatACTTAGGGAGAGATTGTGCTCTAGTATCTGCATCTTTTCCTAAACTGAAGAGGAGAAGGattcctttattttatattatcttaattttggaaaacaggtacatttctttgatttttatgGTCGCAAATTGAATACATCTGATGTTGGTGTATCGTGCAATGCGGGAGGCATTTTTTTCTCGAAGAGTTACAGAGggtaaaacatataaaaaataatatgatgaATTAACAGTCCATTCTCATTTTTAGTCATCACATTTCACTTGCTATATTTGGCCTCTCCCtgagttattattttatttggcaCCATTGCAGATTCATGACCAAAGGACGCCCATGTCTTCTTTCCATTGAGGATCCTCAGGTTTATTTTCTAGTTCCAACATACTACCAGTCAGGTTGAATGGGCAGTTTGTGTACTATTATTGTAGAATATAGCATCTCAACTCCCTTCTATTGCAGTTTAACTTGTGGACCAAAGGATTTCTAATCTGCTGAGctatatgtaaatatttggaattttagatacctagatttaGATAGGGCTAAGGGTAGTTAGTCACATAAGGCAGTTagatggttataaataggaagTTGGGGAAGGAAGAAAGGGGGGGAGATTTTGGTGAGATATTGGGCTGCAACATtccttgaaagagaggaagggcAGAGGGTTAGGGTTCTTTTACTTGTTTGctattttacttcttttttattgtaatttctgTTTgagatattaataaaatagaaacactatatcagtgttctatcataGGTCTTAGAGAATTTACAAATGAACATTGTCTTTAGTTTCTCAGCCTCAATATGAATTGCATGTTGAATGCATCTTCagattgttttgatttttcttttaatctttaaattgATAAGTTAACCATTGAGCATTCCTTGCATTAAGTAATGTAGAAGGCTTGGAGATATTGTTCTCCAGTTTCTTCTTGTCAGTTCTTTCTCTGATGtgatttattgatattttccaGGCGCCTGATAATGACATCGGCAAGAATTCTTTCAATTACTTCCAGGTTTGTTTACCAATGATGTGTTTCTACAGTCTGTTACGCCCCACTCCGTCTTTGTTTCTGATATCTATAACTTATCTCTCATGGTCACAGATAAGATCTGCATTTGCAATGGCCTATTCAATCTTGACAAATGTCAAGACCGTTCTCGGGCTAGGTCCAAACCGGAGTATTCTTGGAACAATAATCAGACCTGATCCGGTCTTGCTGAAACGAAAAGGTGGCAGACATGGAGAAGTGACCTTTAATTCTTTACTGCCTGGAGCAGGAGAACCTGTACAACAACCAGAGTATGGGGATGATCAAGAGATGCTGTGTAATTGGCAGTTTGGTGATGAGGAGCCATTGCCTCGAGGGAACGATACACCTGAAAATGTTGGTACACCTTCCTctaaaaaacagagaaaaactCGCGAGAAGTCccgaaagaaggaaaaagaaagccATTCGAGTAAGCGCAGGCATGAAGACAATGGATCCAGAAAAGAGCAGAGTTCAAAAAAGAAACGATTGAGACAGAATGACAGTGATGCCAATGGTTTGTGGAATGCTGGCAGAAGGTCTATTTGGAGTCGATAATCCATGCAGGGTCTGACCAGTCCATCGAACTTGTGATCTCCACAAGATTGATCATTTTTGGATTGACTAACACTTGGCTCAAACTTGTACGGCAGGGTAAATTCTCAACTAACAGTATTACTACAGGAAAGAGATATTTATGCTGGCCATCTGCAGCTGATGAGATGGTCTCTGCGACTGTTGTTGGAGCTTGTACGTTTAGACACAATACTCAACCTGGAGGTGGAGTGGCCTTGTTCGGGTAAAATTTTTGACAATATTCATTTATGatcattcaatattttatcattccTAGTGTCTGTTTTCGTTTCATATGTATCTCTAGAAGTATAAAGAAATCAGTGATTTGTTATGTATCCTCTAGTGATAGTAATAAATCATTCTTACTCCATTTTGTTCAAAGACATGGAAAAACTACCATGTATTGTAAGGTCAATCAAGTGTTTACGAGGCTAATCAAAATGAGTCTGCCCACTTAGCCATGTTCAATGCCATTGAATCTCTCATTGCTTCCCTCCACTTTTATAAGCCACAGGGAAGTTTTCTGCATTATTGTAGCAtggagtttttttaaatacctTGTATTGAAGTTGGACCTGTAAATTATATAGAATACCCCCAAGCTTTGGGTAGGTTTCAGTATTGGAATCTGAAAATCTGAATCAGGACAAAAGGGCTAACAAAAGCATAACAGATGGTTAGTTTTTGCAAGGAAAGAAGCATAAGAtacatcatattttatataaaaaaaggttggattgtttcttttccaaaacactagaaatggaaaagaatGGTGAGACATGGAATAGAAATATGGACATCACCAGCTTTTACCCACGTTTCGAACGTTTAAATTGATAGCAACTCTTGGAACACGTGCTGAGGATCCCTATagcttaaaaataaatttgacaccttataagtttattaatttacttgcaagaaaattgattaaatattaattatattttactgAATGGATATTAAGTTAGAAATTCATTGCTTCAAGGATAACAGGTGATATATTGCATGAAGTGTGACGATGATTCATTCTTGATATTATGATAGCCATGGTCTTTAgttctatatattataatacaCAATTTCTAGTAAACCTAGTGAAAACACCATGCAATCAAGGTAAATACACTTAATTTGCAAACAAATGAATGCAAATTTTCATTGCATAAAGGTAAATACACTTACTTTGCAAACAAACGAATGCAAATTTTCATTGCATAAAGAGATATATAGTTTTGGTGTTGTGAggaatatgatatttttgttaaggATTGGGAGAGCAATTGGTAGGAAGCTTCTTCTTGTTCAATTGGTCCTTGAAATTTATGCTCATGAACTCCAATCATGAACATGTGGGACTCCAAGCTAATGAATTTAGGAAACTTCCAAGAAACTAAACCTCAAGCGATGTCTCAATCATtgctcaaaagaaaaatcaaaaaaaaaaaaaaacaaagagtgTAGGTATTTATCTAacggtttttattttcattttatgaatGACCGTGAAAAATAATCTTTAGTTGTAAAAATTTCCATAAACTGAATTTAACGTGTCACGCTTGTTGCAAGTTagtattcataaatattatttttttgaatgacggtgaaaaataacttttagttgtaaacttttttataaactatcaATTTAACATGTGCCACACTCCTTACAAGTTagtattcatatatattattttgatatacaGTAAACAAGAAATGGAGgtagtttgatttttaaaa
This is a stretch of genomic DNA from Cucumis sativus cultivar 9930 chromosome 4, Cucumber_9930_V3, whole genome shotgun sequence. It encodes these proteins:
- the LOC101206043 gene encoding terminal nucleotidyltransferase 4B, which produces MEAEEAVQHYLYDTLSPLSFSAITTTTTGDQLSSPDVDLEPYSVFRNEISLSTPDCAPAETAATEFFALDVAADKGEENSGICSSPLPVTSALETEPRTPECEDQSRLESGWFRGNSGLKSPMLQLHKEIVDFCEFLSPTEEERVARDSAVERVFSVVKHIWPHCKVEVFGSFQTGLYLPTSDIDVVILGSGIPKPQLGLQALSRALSQKGIAKKIQVIGKARVPIIKFIEKQSGISFDISFDVQNGPKAADFIKGAVSKWPPLRPLCLILKVFLQQRELNEVYSGGLGSYALLTMLMAMLQSINVPPSSLEHNLGVLLVHFFDFYGRKLNTSDVGVSCNAGGIFFSKSYRGFMTKGRPCLLSIEDPQAPDNDIGKNSFNYFQIRSAFAMAYSILTNVKTVLGLGPNRSILGTIIRPDPVLLKRKGGRHGEVTFNSLLPGAGEPVQQPEYGDDQEMLCNWQFGDEEPLPRGNDTPENVGTPSSKKQRKTREKSRKKEKESHSSKRRHEDNGSRKEQSSKKKRLRQNDSDANGLWNAGRRSIWSR
- the LOC101206284 gene encoding uncharacterized protein LOC101206284, coding for MSSTNLLQFPLLQSHFRPPSTLLFPAVKSHLSLASISFPTSQFLHTPSHASPAFVLMAKSPKNDTSEQKLSHEGSVVESLPNGMFRVRLDNQDLILGYISGKIRKNFVRILPGDRVRVEVSRYDSTKGRIVYRMRSTKDSSS
- the LOC116403441 gene encoding RING-H2 finger protein ATL39-like, which translates into the protein MGDPLLTLLFPMETMVPESPSPPVLHYTVTLDIRTSIIFSFSIILFFLFLFHVLSGFLQWFLDVRRNGGGGEDVEAAMAEERRLKRAEKLPLPPTVRFGSEKMVRRRSEEECAICLEEFLIGENCQALPECNHFFHSECIDVWFSKKFTCPICRNCVAA